Sequence from the Taeniopygia guttata chromosome 18, bTaeGut7.mat, whole genome shotgun sequence genome:
aggattttttaaatacagtaaCTGTAGGGTGTTTTACAGTGCGTGAAAAAACTGTAACAGAATAATATAATGGTGTTAGAGACTATGATTTGACCATTAAATATGATACAGTCATTGCCCTGGGTTGTCTTTCCTTTAAATACCAAACCATTTGACTTGTCCCATTATCTTATGTTTACTTTTCTGTGTCCTGTACATCTGGCATAAAataacacagattttattttccaagtgTGTCCAAGGGAATTCTGCCATATACACATTTTTATTGCAAAAGGAGCGGAAGAACCTTAAAATCCAATAATAATTGTCAGCCCTGGGCAATTCAAAACAATGAATTGTCTCAGTTCTATGTCTGTCCTCATCctacaaataaaaaagattaTCAGATTAGGTATTTTTTCCTTAGTGTTTTTAAGTTTTAGAGTATAAATTTCCAGGGTTTTCTGTGTGATGAGGAGGTCTAGAgcttcacacacacactctggCAATTACAGCAAGCATCTTTTTAAAGTGAAGCCTGCTTTTCTTAATCCCAAATGTCAACTGGAGTTAGgataaaaatgtcatttggtGAGCCTTAATTCATGTGAGGTGCCAATGCTCCATCTGGGCGTTTCGGTGGAAGCCGAGTGGATTCTGCTCCTGACTTTAATAGGAGAAGAATCAGAACTGTTTGTTATGGCTGTTTCTTAAAAGGGAAACTTACTGCTTATTGAAAAAGCGGATATGAAAAGCACAAACTTGTTATTTTCCTGCCAAGAAACCATACAGATTATGTCACTGCATTTATTTAAATCTGGTTTCCATTATGTCGTTTTTGTGCTTTTCCCCGCTGCTCGCATCTGGTTCTCAGGCACTCAGACAGAACTGGGCTGCAAATCCAGGGAATAGCTCAGATCCatctaaaaatatataatagaGGGCAATACATGCTCTGATTTGTATATTATTAATATACAGCTGTCAGTTATTGATCTGAGGGAACCCTTCAAACTGGTTTGcaggttcctttttttttaatgaagttgtGCAATCATTATCTTTTTTAATTCCTCCAACTTGCACACCTGAAGTTACGTAAGAGTTTAGACCCTTCCTGCAGGTGCCACAGCTATTTTCTTGCTCCCAGATTTCTGACAGAGAGACACGCAGACACGATCTTGGCTTGTTTACAGGGCAGCTCGTTAGTCCTTCTAGTTTAACACACTTCAATataaaggaattattttggATGTGCTTGAGTCCATCACTGAAAGCAGCCAACAACAGGATCAAAAATCTGTTTGCAAGTGTGCAAAACAGGAAATGCACATCAAgtgggaatttaaaaaaatcatggaaaatgAAGCATCTTCGCCGTTTAAGGGGCTAAACATCGTTTCACATATCCgggattatttttattttacgCCACCAATTATAGAGAGACGGTGCCAGGCCCTGAGGCGGGGAGGGGGTATCATGGCGGCCGGCCTACAACTCCCAGCATGCACCGCGTGGCCGACATGGAGAGTGTAAATGCCGTGCATGGACGGACTACAGCTCCCGGAATGCTCCGCGCGGGTAAATGGCCCGGCGCTAAGGTGGTGTGAGATGGACTACAACTCCCAGCATGCACCGCGCGGAAAATGAGAAGTCACCCGCTCCATGGATGGCGGTGACTACAACTCCCAGCGTGCCCCTCGGTCGCATTGACGGCGCACCTTTTCCCGCGCAGGCGCAGAGTGGGGTCGAtgctgtgaggaggaggaggaggaggcggcgaTGGCGCTCAACAAGAACCACTCGGAGGGCGGCGGCGTCATCGTTAACAACAGCGAGAAGTGAGGTGCTatccccttctcccctcctccgGCTTCGGGAGCCGGGGGATAGCGGACAGTTGcctcctcctgccttccctctcAGGAGGAGCAGTTGTGTGGGTCATGGGGGGGCGTGCTGAGGGGGCGAGGCGCGTAAAGGGGGTGATTTAACTCTCTCGGTGCTGGCGTTGCCCTCATCTCCCTACGGCTTAGGGGCTGTAGTTATCCTCCCGCCCCAGGGCCTGTGCGAGGGGACCTGCTGGGCTTCAGCCGCGGGCCTTGCCCCCCTGCACCGCTTCCCTCAGCATCCAGGCGgtccccagcctgctgctggctCTTCTGCTGTCCCCGGGAGGGCTCAGGTGATCTGGCCGGGCCCAGGCCTCTCCCCGCTcggggagctgcagctgccccggGCTCCTGGAGCTCAGCCCCCGTTCTGTGTGTGcgggaggcagcaggagccttGGGAAAAGGTGCTGGGATATAACCATGGAAACGGCAAGGCTGCACAGAGCCGCCTCTGTCTGCACGGCTGTCCGCAGCCCTGTCTGCCAGCGAGCTTCTGACGTGGCAGGCATCTGCTTCGGGGACAAAGGAGTGCTTcatcctccagcccttccttccACGGGGCTACTTAAACATTGGTATGGGAATTCTGTGCCTGACTTCCACTTGGGATGTGGCCTTTCTTAGAAGGATCAACTCAGGTTCTTAGATTTGCATTCCCTGAGGgaactgcagcagctgaaggagttgctgttcccagctgtCAGCCTGCCTTGCACCAGGGCCTGCCTGCTGATCCAGCTGAAATGCTGCAGCCTgaacagagctgctcccacTGCCCTTCCCGAGCTGTTCTGGAGGGACAGGTATTCACTGGCAAATGACTGAGGATGGAAACACGTCAGCTGCCAAAGATAGAGGTGGTGGAGATTTCTGCAGCTTTAGAGATTAGAGTCTCTAATGTGGGTGTGTAATGTCAGTACAAGTTACCTGCTGTGTCCATGCAAAGGTTTTAATCAGGTCACTTTATAATTGAGAATTAAGGAATCAGTGCAGGCAACACGAGTTAATGAAGTCTTGTGGTGAGGAAGGGGAGTTCCTCTGGATCACAGTTTTGTGTCAGAGGTGCCTGAGACCTTCAACAGCCGTGTTACATAAGCCAGCCTGAGCACTTTCTTCTCCTGCAGTTCTTCCTCTGTCATCTCACTTGTGGACAACTGAATTAGGGAACTGATCCAGCAGAAATgtgaaacaatttaaaaacaaaaaaaaaaagcccttgaGATTTTGATCAGCTCAATTGACCAGGTTTGCTGTCTGCTTgtgcagacagcagcagcagctatgTCAGCACACTGGGAAGGGAACAAGCAGCCAGTGCTACTTCAGTTGCTGCTGCCAACAACAAGaaccaaaaaaaggcaaaccagAACTGATTCTGGCTGCTCAGCATCTCCCTCAGTGCTGAGGTTACAGGTGGTTTTGGTAGGTCAGTAAACTTCTGTGCATGCTGCACTTGTGCCTGGAGCTGTAACTGCTGTCTCTTGTGTCACTTGTGCAGTGTTTTGATGACCTATGACCACGTAGAAATCACCTTCAGTGATCTGGAGCCGATGCCAGAGGCCTTCAAGGGCACCAAGAAAGGGAGCGTTTTCCTGACTCCCTACCGGGTAAGTGGTGAAAGGCTTTATCTCATCTAAAGAGATAACAGCCCTGGAGTCTGTATTTAAATGTCCTCAGTGTATGAAAGTCAGGATAATCTACTCCTGCTTGAAGTGTGGCTCATCCTCTCCCTCTGGGAAGCATTATAAATTCATGGTGTATCCCATCTACttgtcagcagaaaataaatctgattaGTTCTTGTCCAGGCAGCTGTTTAGTCCATCAGGCGTCTTCAAGCTGGAAATTAGCAGTGGTCTGGAAATGCTGAATGCAACAGCACAGCTCCTAAATCATGGCTGTGTGGGTCAGCAGGTTCTCAGGGAGCTGGAAGGAGCATTATCTGAGCAAGGGACTTCCTGGAAGGCTTTAGTACTTTGAGGATTTGGTTTACccctgtggctgctgtgtgtAGCTTTTGGCTTGTGGAACTGGTGATATTGGAGTGAGTTTCAGTCCATGGAGAAATCTGTTCATAAAATAAATCAGGGCTGtgtttcctgtttgttttgaCTAGCTCTTGTcatgttgttttctttcaggtTATCTTTGTGTCAAAGGGGAAGGATGCTATGCAGTCATTTGTGATGCCCTTTTATTTGTTGAAGGATTGTGAAATTAAGCAGCCAGTGTTTGGAGCAAATTACATCAAGGGCACAGTgaaggcagaggcaggaggtggGTATCACATAGTGGATGTTCTGTGTCTCAGTTCAGCTGCTCACTCATAGCAAAATCCTGGCTAACCAAACCTTGACACTGTCCAAATGGGTTTTCACACTCATGTGAAAACATCTTTCTTTCACTGGCAGCTAAAAACATTCCCCTTATCAGCTCCCTGTTCAGCTACAATGAGCAGATGTGCTCTGCAACCCATCTCATTTCTGCCCTctgcaaaatacaaaattcaatCAAACAAGTGATCTCAGCAAATAAACACCAGAGTGGAGTCAGCAAGAATCAAGATGTCATTTTGCTTTGGTCACTTGGGATCACCTATCCCACCTGCATCCAGGTTCTCCTGTGCCAAAAACTCAGATCCTTTCTGCTCTCTTTGGGTTCAGGTGCAGACCCCCAGAGCCCTTTCTCCATTGTGTTTCTTGTGCAGTTCGAGGACAGGTGTGGTATTGTTGTAGTGCAATTTCCTGGCAGTGAAAATGGCACTTGGAAGGGAATGGATTATCTTGAAATCGGGGAATTTAAGGAGCTGTTTCACATTAAACTCAATGAGAAAGCTGCGGCagacattttcaaaaataattttgtttttgactgatttttttttaccaaaggGACAGAGTTCAGCGAACTTTCATCCTCAGCTTGATTCAGTGTAGCAGTTGTGGCACAGAAATCGCAGCACAGGGTGGAAGAGCCTTCAGCTGGAGTTCTGAAATCAGCATTGTAGCCTCTGCATGGGAGCTGGGTGGGACCATCCAGCATGGGAGGGAGCCTGAGCATTAATGACAAACTAAACTGTGTGAAAGGCAAAAGGTTTTAGCTAGATCTTTGTTAATTTTCCCCAGAGACCATCTCCTTTAATGATGATGTTGTCTTAACAGCCATGAGAGTCTGGTTTAGCTTAAAAAGCTCTTTAATCTACTTGTGTCTGTTTCAGCACAGCTTCTGCTTTGATGCTTTCTTGGGTCTCTGGACTgtgcatgtttttcttttttgtactGTAATGTGAGATGGcactaatttatttattttctgtttttttttaatcctgacTTGAAATATCTTCCATGGGCTCTAATGGATTTATGTGGACTATGTTTTTCGTTGAgttctttgcttttttgggCACTCAGACTTCCAAACTAATTTGGAGCTGACATTTAGGTGTAGTTGCAGAGGCTTTTTAGCAAACGGGATTAACAAAATCCCTGCCTTCTGCACTAATCTTATCCAAAGCAAGAGCAAATCCAGCACTCCTGACAGTTCGGCCTCTGACAGCTACTGTGGCAATAGCCACAACTCCAGAAAGCTTCTGAAGCTCTCCCTCATGGATGTTTCTGCTTCAGGTGTCTGTTGACCTGACAATACCCAAGTGTGAATTTTTCTGATGATACCGTAATTCTGCcactttctctgctttttttttttttttttaatttggatttttgggataagCTCTTTTAAGAATTATATACAGAGCATCTATAGATGCAACATGTAACCTAAATAGCATGGAAATGGTTTCTCCTTGCTCCTTAGTACTGTCTTTCCTCCCTCAGGTGGCTGGGAAGGATCTGCTACGTTCAAGATGACCTTTTCAGCTGGGGGTGCAATTGAATTTGGGCAGCGGATGCTGCAGGTGGCATCACAAGGTATGAAAGGCTGGGGGTGTCTGCCataattctgtgttttcagGAGCTCTTGCCTGATGCTTGCTTTAAAACATACTTTTCTCAATCCAACGAGCAGCAGAGTTATTGGGATGACACTTACTTGTTTTTCTGATAAGGACTCTCTAAGTTTGTTGGAGTTGTTGGCCTGCTTTTGAGGCAGGCTTGATGTTCTGATGAGTCTCGTCTTTGCTTTCCCAGTCTCCAGAGGTGAAATACCCAGTGGAGCTTATGGCTATTCCTACATGCCAAATGGATCCTATGCTTTTGCACCACCTGCAGCTAATGGGGGCTATCCAtacccacctcctcctccaggtAAGCCTGGCAACTGAGGTTGGGGGTTATTCCAGCGAGAAAGAGTTAAAATAGGTAAAAAGGgcaagaaaagcagattttactCAATGTTTTAGTGATTACTTGTGTAGCTTTGTTCCTGAGTTTAATTATATTTGCCTTGGCTTCTTTTGGTTGAGAACTCCACCCAGAGGAGTTAAGCCTCTTGCTGTGTGATCTCCTTTCCTGACAGACTTTTATCCTGGTCCTCCTGCGGCTGATGGAAACATGGGCTACATGCAGCTTCCACCCCCTCCATACCCAGGGCCCATGGAACCCCCTGTCAGTGGCCCAGACCTGCCCTCCACTCCTGCAGGTAAGGAGCACATCCAGGTGAATGGACTCACAGCATTTTGTTAGGGATGAAGCAGACTTTGTTTCTTGTCTTTTGGGGAATTTCGAAGCTCCACTTAGAAGTTGAAATTTGTATAGAAAAGGGATTAGGGAGCTCCCCTAATCTCCAGCCTTGTATGTCCAGCTCAGTCTGGAGTCCAGCCTGGTTCTCTTCAGGGTACACACCATTAGTGGGCATTTTACAGATGGATGTGTTCTtcttctgacagaaaaaaatacagtttgtgATTCTCCTTGCCCTAATGGATGAATACAAGCAAACTGATGGTGAAATGTGTTTGTGGTCCATTTTAGTTCACAACTGGGGCTTTGGTGATATTTGCTTCccctgtttcatttttaatgtgATTATTTTTGCTGAAACAAtgtggagcaggggaagagatGATGGAAAGGAGTTGGGGAAATATCAGCCTAATTTTTCACTCATTTAGgatttattaaaatgaaaaaagagcTATCGTGGTTGGGTACAGCCATAGATCTCTTGCAGATAAGAATCTTTATTTGAATAAGTATTTAACTTTTCTCTTCAGTTTGAAAAAACAACCATTCATCTTTGAGCTATTATTTGGAAAGTGGCACTGCTCCAGAGGGTTGTACAAGATTTTTGTGTTCTGCAGAAATGGAGGATCTGGATTATGTTCATAAATTACCATCTTTAATACACTAATCCCATGAACTGCTATAAacttttgctgatttttgttttgcctgTTGATTTCACTCCTGGGAAGGATGGTTTGTTCACTGCCTGTTTATAAATGGTATTGTCTGTATTCAGGCAAGGCAACAGCAAGCATTTTTTATGGCACACATGCAAGTCCCAGGTGACATTTCCAAACTCAGTCTTCCTCTGTTTCACTGGGAATAGGCAATTCTGTGGTGATTGGAAGAGAGAATGCTCAATTGTGTTTGCTGTAGCTGTTTTGCAACTTGAGCACTGGTCATAGGGTGCTCTGTCAAGTAACTCTTGATGGCCAGGAGTTCTTGTTCTATTGTAAGAGCTGTCTGTGTGTCCCTAACCTGTCACTTCTCTCCCTGTGGCAGCTGAAGCcaaggctgctgaagctgctgccaGTGCTTACTACAGCCCAGGGAACCCCCACAATGTCTACATGCCCACGGTGAGTCCCTGTGGCTCTGGGGTTGAGTCCAAGTGTGTGCCTGGCAGATCTTCTCTCAGTGGCACAGCAGAGTTGGTCTGAATTGATGTTGGcgtcttgggttttttgggggctttGAGTTTAACATTTTATTCTTATCCATGCACTGATGTCCTTTTGTCATCTTTGTTGCAGGACCAGCCACCCCCTCCTCCATACTTCCCACCAGAGGACAAGAAAAACCAATAAGCTGACACAGAACTTCTCCACGACtcattgctttctttttttccattttggcaGAATTTTGGGGCACAGTCCATGGCAGTGAGGAGTAGAACCTTTTCCCAAGGCACACTGCTTTCAGGGGCTCTAGGAGTAGGTCTGTGCAGAGCAAGAGGAGGGATTTTGGCAGCCTGGGCCACCTGTGGAGCTCTGAGGGTTTGCAGCATTCCCTCCTCCCTGTGCACAGCATCGCTACACCTGAAGGTTCTCTCCATCTGTGACTGCTTCCCTTAGCTCTGTTTCTTTTGATACTTAAAGCTGACTCTAAACTGACTCT
This genomic interval carries:
- the WBP2 gene encoding WW domain-binding protein 2 isoform X1, with translation MALNKNHSEGGGVIVNNSENVLMTYDHVEITFSDLEPMPEAFKGTKKGSVFLTPYRVIFVSKGKDAMQSFVMPFYLLKDCEIKQPVFGANYIKGTVKAEAGGGWEGSATFKMTFSAGGAIEFGQRMLQVASQVSRGEIPSGAYGYSYMPNGSYAFAPPAANGGYPYPPPPPDFYPGPPAADGNMGYMQLPPPPYPGPMEPPVSGPDLPSTPAAEAKAAEAAASAYYSPGNPHNVYMPTDQPPPPPYFPPEDKKNQ
- the WBP2 gene encoding WW domain-binding protein 2 isoform X2, coding for MTYDHVEITFSDLEPMPEAFKGTKKGSVFLTPYRVIFVSKGKDAMQSFVMPFYLLKDCEIKQPVFGANYIKGTVKAEAGGGWEGSATFKMTFSAGGAIEFGQRMLQVASQVSRGEIPSGAYGYSYMPNGSYAFAPPAANGGYPYPPPPPDFYPGPPAADGNMGYMQLPPPPYPGPMEPPVSGPDLPSTPAAEAKAAEAAASAYYSPGNPHNVYMPTDQPPPPPYFPPEDKKNQ